From the genome of Sinanaerobacter sp. ZZT-01:
CCCCTTCTGAATGACAAATGACTTCGGAACACGAACACCGCAGGCTTCTACAATGGTATGTGCTAATTTCTTATTCATACATAAAGCAGAACTTAAGGTGCCGCATCCGACCAACGGAATTCCGGAAAGTTCAAGAAGCCCCTGTACTGTTCCATCTTCTCCATTTTTTCCGTGTAACATTGGAAGCACAGCATCCAAAGAAACTCGCCTTATCTTATTTTTTTCAAGAAGCAGAATCCCGTGAAGCTGGCGGCTTGGTGAAATCACTACCGGTGTGCAGTCTTTTTCATTCATCCACGTATCTTGCGCTATCTTTTCTGCTTCTCCTGTATAAAGGTACCATTCCCCTTGTTTTGTGATACCTATAAGCAGCATTTCATACCGTTCTTTATTAAAATGCTGTACAACTGCGTAAGCAGATTGTAAAGAAATTGAATATTCCGAAGAGCATCCCCCAAATAAAACTGCGATTTTTTTCTTCTTATTATCTTGATCTAATGCTTTTACTTTACGCATAAGCTATCCCTTTCTCAATCCCCATTAACGATACCCAATTTCGATTGTTTTCGGCAGAGCATAAGAAATTTGTGTTCGATTGACATAGAGTTTTTGCTCCGGTTCTTCTTTTTCTCTTGCCAAATTGATCTTTTTACGGCAAATAATTGCCTCTTGATATACTTTTTTATTTTGCTGAAAATATGAAATATCCTTTGCATATATGTCATACTGGTGGCCGACTGGCTCGTCACAATAAATTCCGAGGTAAAGGTTCTCTTCATCAAAGTCAAATACGAGCTGATATTGACGCATCGTATCATTTCTTACTTTCAGATCAAGCCATCCTTCGCTTACAGTTGCATCGGTTCCTTCTGGTATTTCTTCATCCTGATAAGGAAACTCTCTGACTGCATGTGGATGTCTTTCCACTATGCTCAAAGGAGTATGCAGAAATACCCAAAAAAGCAGATTGCTCATCTGGCAAAGCCCGCCTCCCGGCCGTGCAACAATTTCACCGTCTACCGAGCACAATCCATCCTTATATTTTTCATTTTTTTCAGCATATCTGGCCAGCTTCCAAAAAGAGAAAGTTTCCCCCGGTTTAATCACAAGCTTGTCCATCGTTTTCGCAACGAGTTTTAAGTTGAATACCTTATTTTCCTGATAAACCCTGTCAAATCCGGTATTTTCATTGATTAGGATCGATTTTGTTTCATAACAAAGGTAAGGTAAGCATTCCTTATTTTGTTGTTTTGCATAATTGTTTCCATCGAAGTGCATCTTTGTATAAAAGCACAAGCATCTCTGCTTTGCACGTAGCGGCCGCAGCCATGGAAAAATCTGAGTTACTCTTTTCCTTTGCATTCTCTAAATTCTCCTCTTTGAACTATGAATCTTTCACGTTTCTATCGTATATCTATCTCAGCTGATTCTAAGGTTAAACTAATTCTCTTGAAACATAAGGAAACATCAATTTATGAATATTCCCTTATGTAAAGAAGAAAATCCTCTCTGGCTGATATTTATGAGTATAGCACCTTTTGATTGACCTAATTTTAAAATTCTCTTAAAGCTCCCTTAACGTTCTTTTAAAAAAAACTTAAATTTTTCTTAAGACTATCTCCAAATTTCTGTCTCTGACTCTTTTTTAATGTGATTTATCCCTGCATCGGAATACTGTAAAGTGCAGTTGGTATCAAGAGAATATGAGGTTTTATCCAATGTCATCTTGATTGTTCCCGAACGAAAGGTGCCATACAGGCTCGTCCCAGCCTGAAACAATCGCCGCATTGCACGAATATGCGGATGTTTCCCCTCATTTGCATAGCCTGCACTGATAATCCCTATCTGTGGCTTTACCACGGATAAGAATTTGCTCCCCGAAGAGGTTGCCGACCCGTGAT
Proteins encoded in this window:
- the vanW gene encoding glycopeptide resistance accessory protein VanW, with the translated sequence MQRKRVTQIFPWLRPLRAKQRCLCFYTKMHFDGNNYAKQQNKECLPYLCYETKSILINENTGFDRVYQENKVFNLKLVAKTMDKLVIKPGETFSFWKLARYAEKNEKYKDGLCSVDGEIVARPGGGLCQMSNLLFWVFLHTPLSIVERHPHAVREFPYQDEEIPEGTDATVSEGWLDLKVRNDTMRQYQLVFDFDEENLYLGIYCDEPVGHQYDIYAKDISYFQQNKKVYQEAIICRKKINLAREKEEPEQKLYVNRTQISYALPKTIEIGYR